A part of Sus scrofa isolate TJ Tabasco breed Duroc chromosome 15, Sscrofa11.1, whole genome shotgun sequence genomic DNA contains:
- the ANKZF1 gene encoding LOW QUALITY PROTEIN: ankyrin repeat and zinc finger domain-containing protein 1 (The sequence of the model RefSeq protein was modified relative to this genomic sequence to represent the inferred CDS: inserted 2 bases in 2 codons): protein MSPAPAAAQASVSISLFDLSADAPVLQGLRLVSHAPGXVLAQTLRTSCPGSGEKKSPERKPLQCPLDTSEKLCCSTCDQTFQNHQEQREHYKLDWHRFNLKQRLKDKPLLSALEFEQHSSTGDLSSISGSEDSDSASEEDLQIQDEERAEAEKPNRPRGFHPHRVLFQNAQGQFLDAYRCVLGPRQVPPEEPELLLQNLQSGGPRYCVVLMAAAGHFAGAVFQGREVLTHKTFHRYTVRAKRGTAQGLRDARGAAPRSAGANLRRYNEATLYKDVRDLLAGPDWTKALEEAGTIMLRAPRSGRALFFGGREAPLQRGDPRLWDIPLPTRRPTFQELQRVLHKLTTLHVHGEDPRATARLDLPQTRWKTVRERKPIKEETKVPSDDNEGLGQKEEAPKQGSESEGEDGSQVELELVELTLGTLDLREFEVLPKQRKRKRNKRERKRDLEAGAQMTLPQQPPEDEAFSQAAPLGPPQEEAKLPGQPELWDVLLAACRAGDVGLLKPWLAASPVDPRVLSLLSAPLGSGGFTLLHAAAAAGRGSVVHLLLDAGADPTVQDSRNRPPYTVAADKSTRNEFRRFMEKHPDAYDYNKAQVPGPLTAEMEARQATRKREQKAARRHREEQQRKRQEQDKQEQEEQRRFAALSDREKRALAAERRLAAQXGAPTPQIPHPAVGNVRRCWSCGTSLQGLIPFHYLDFSFCSTRCLQEHRRQAGKPSS from the exons ATGTCGccggctccagctgcagctcaggcttCTGTGTCGATCTCCCTTTTTGACCTCAGCGCGGATGCTCCAGTCCTTCAGGGCCTGCGCCTGGTGAGCCACGCTCCTG AGGTTCTGGCCCAGACTCTGCGGACTTCCTGTCCAG gttcaggggagaaaaaaagcccagaaagaaaACCACTCCAGTGTCCTCTGGATACTTCAGAGAAGTTGTGTTGTTCAACCTGTGACCAGACCTTCCAGAACCACCAGGAGCAG AGGGAGCATTATAAGCTTGACTGGCACCGGTTTAACCTAAAGCAGCGTCTTAAGGATAAGCCTCTCCTGTCTGCCTTGGAATTTGAACAGCACAGCTCCACAG GAGATCTTTCCAGCATCTCAGGATCGGAAGACTCAGACTCAGCCAGCGAGGAGGATTTGCAGATACAGGATGAGGAGAGAGCTGAGGCTGAGAAGCCTAACCGACCCCGAGGCTTCCATCCCCATCGTGTTCTTTTCCAAAACGCCCAGGGCCAGTTTCTTGATGCCTATCGCTGTGTCCTAGGCCCCCGCCAG GTGCCTCCAGAAGAACCAGAACTGCTGCTACAGAACCTGCAGAGTGGAGGGCCCAGATATTGCGTGGTGCTCATGGCCGCTGCTGGCCACTTTGCTGGTGCCGTTTTCCAAGG ACGAGAAGTGTTGACACACAAAACCTTTCACCGCTACACAGTGCGGGCCAAGCGGGGCACAGCCCAGGGGCTTCGGGACGCCCGGGGTGCAGCTCCTCGCTCTGCTGGAGCCAACCTGAGGCGCTACAATGAAGCCACGCTATATAAG GATGTTCGTGACCTGCTGGCAGGACCAGACTGGACTAAGGCACTGGAGGAGGCCGGGACGATAATGCTGCGTGCCCCCCGCTCTGGCCGGGCCTTGTTCTTTGGAGGTCGTGAGGCTCCCCTGCAGCGGGGGGACCCCCGACTTTGGGATATCCCCCTCCCTACCCGCAGACCCACCTTCCAAGAGCTCCAGCGAGTGCTCCACAAGCTGACCACCTTGCATGTCCATG GAGAAGACCCCCGGGCAACAGCCAGGTTGGATTTACCTCAGACCCGCTGGAAGACAGTGAGAGAAAGGAAGCCTATCAAGGAAGAAACCAAGGTCCCCAGCGATGATAATGAGGGGCTCGGGCAGAAGGAGGAAGCTCCCAAACAGG GTTCTGAGTCAGAGGGAGAGGATGGCTCCCAGGTAGAGTTGGAGCTAGTGGAGTTGACACTGGGGACCCTGGATCTGCGTGAGTTTGAGGTACTGCCcaagcagaggaagaggaaaaggaataaGAGGGAGAGGAAACGAGACCTGGAGGCTGGGGCACAAATGACTCTTCCTCAGCAACCTCCAGAAGATGAGGCCTTCTCACAGGCAGCCCCTCTGGGGCCTCCCCAGGAGGAGGCCAAGCTCCCTGGTCAACCAGAGCTCTGGGATGTGCTTCTGGCCGCGTGCCGAGCTGGCGATGTGGGGCTGCTGAAGCCCTGGCTAGCTGCCAGCCCCGTGGACCCTCGAGTTCTGTCTCTGCTCAGTGCCCCATTGGGCTCCGGTGGCTTCACCCTCCTGCACGCAGCAGCCGCAGCTGGGAGAGGCTCAGTGGTTCACCTGCTGCTGGATGCAGGTGCGGACCCCACTGTACA GGACTCCCGGAACCGGCCCCCGTATACGGTTGCAGCTGATAAATCGACACGTAATGAGTTCCGGAGGTTCATGGAGAAGCATCCAGATGCTTACGATTACAACAAGGCTCAG GTGCCAGGGCCACTGACAGCAGAAATGGAAGCCCGGCAGGCCACTCGGAAAAGGGAGCAGAAGGCAGCCCGGCGGCACCGGGAGGAGCAGCAGCGGAAGCGGCAGGAGCAGGACAAGCAGGAGCAAGAAGAGCAGAGGCGATTTGCTGCCCTCAGTGACCGAGAGAAG AGAGCTCTGGCTGCAGAGCGCCGACTAGCTGCCC TGGGAGCCCCCACCCCGCAGATCCCTCACCCTGCAGTTGGCAACGTACG ACGCTGCTGGAGCTGTGGGACATCCCTCCAAGGCCTCATTCCCTTTCACTACCTCGACTTCTCTTTCTGCTCCACACGCTGCCTCCAGGAGCATCGCCGTCAGGCCGGGAAGCCCTCTTCCTGA
- the GLB1L gene encoding beta-galactosidase-1-like protein, which produces MGMGGLPAWLLRKPKIHLRTSDPDFLAAVDSWFKVLLPKIYPWLYHNGGNIISIQVENEYGSYRACDVKYMRHLAGLFRALLGDKILLFTTDGPEGLKCGSLQGLYTTVDFGPADNMTKIFALLRKYEPHGPLVNSEYYTGWLDYWGQNHSTRSVPAVTKGLEKMLELGASVNMYMFHGGTNFGYWNGADEKGRFLPITTSYDYDAPISEAGDPTPKFFAIRNVISKFQEIPLGPLPPPSPKMMLGPLTLQLDGDLLAFLDFLCPQGPIHSILPMTFEAVNQDRGFMLYRTHLTHTVSEPTQFWVPNNGVHDRAYVMVDGVFQGVLERNMEHNLFLMGKRGAKLDVLLENMGRLSFGSNSSDFKGLLEPPILGQTILTPWLMFPLKVDNLVKWWFPIQLLKTPHPQIPSGPTFYSTTFPVFDSGGDTFLYLPGWTKGQVWINGFNLGRYWTKRGPQQTLYVPRPLLFPRGALNKITVLELENVPPQPQIQFLDRPILNSTLHKTYIYSLSTDIQGDSEPMELSGH; this is translated from the exons ATGGGAATG GGGGGTCTCCCAGCCTGGTTGCTTCGAAAACCTAAAATTCACCTGAGAACCTCAGATCCAG ACTTCCTGGCCGCAGTAGACTCCTGGTTCAAGGTCTTGCTGCCCAAGATATACCCATGGCTTTACCACAATGGAGGCAACATCATTAGCATTCAG GTGGAGAATGAATACGGTAGCTACAGGGCCTGCGACGTGAAGTACATGAGGCACCTGGCTGGGCTCTTCCGTGCGCTGCTGGGAGACAAGATCTTGCTCTTCACCACAGACGGGCCCGAAGGACTCAAATGCGGCTCCCTCCAGGGACTCTATACCACTGTAGATTTTGGCCCAG CTGACAACATGACCAAAATCTTTGCCCTGCTTCGGAAGTATGAACCCCACGGGCCACTG GTGAACTCTGAGTACTACACAGGCTGGCTGGATTACTGGGGCCAGAATCACTCCACACGCTCTGTTCCAGCTGTAACCAAAGGACTAGAGAAGATGCTAGAGTTGGGAGCCAGTGTGAACAT GTACATGTTCCATGGAGGTACCAACTTTGGATACTGGAATG GTGCTGATGAGAAGGGACGCTTTCTTCCGATCACTACCAGCTACGACTACGATGCACCCATCTCTGAAGCAGGGGACCCCACACCTAAGTTTTTTGCTATCCGAAATGTCATCAGCAAG TTCCAGGAAATTCCCTTGGGACCTTTacctccccccagccccaagaTGATGCTTGGACCTCTGACCCTACAATTG GATGGGGATTTGCTGGCTTTCCTAGATTTCCTGTGCCCACAAGGGCCCATCCATTCAATCTTGCCAATGACCTTTGAGGCTGTCAACCAG GACCGTGGCTTTATGTTGTACCGGACCCATCTGACCCATACTGTTTCTGAGCCAACACAGTTCTGGGTGCCAAACAATGGAGTCCATGACCGTGCCTACGTCATGGTGGATGGG GTGTTTCAAGGTGTTTTGGAAAGAAACATGGAACACAACCTATTTTTGATGGGGAAAAGGGGAGCCAAACTGGATGTTTTGCTGGAGAACATGGGGAGGCTCAGTTTCGGGTCTAACAGCAGTGACTTCAAG GGCCTATTAGAGCCGCCCATTCTGGGGCAAACAATCCTTACCCCGTGGCTGATGTTCCCTCTGAAAGTGGATAATCTTGTAAAGTGGTGGTTTCCCATCCAGTTGCTAAAAACCCCCCATCCTCAAATTCCCTCTGGCCCCACCTTCTACTCTACGACCTTTCCAGTTTTCGACTCAGGCGGGGACACATTCCTCTATCTACCTGGATGGACCAAG GGCCAAGTCTGGATCAATGGGTTTAACTTGGGCCGCTACTGGACAAAGCGGGGCCCACAGCAGACCCTCTACGTGCCAAGACCCCTGCTCTTTCCTAGGGGAGCCCTCAACAAAATCACAGTGCTGGAGCTAGAAAATGTGCCTCCTCAGCCCCAAATCCAGTTCCTGGATAGGCCTATCCTCAATAGCACTCTGCATAAGACATACATCTATTCCCTCTCAACTGATATACAAGGTGACTCTGAACCAATGGAGTTGAGTGGGCACTGA
- the STK16 gene encoding LOW QUALITY PROTEIN: serine/threonine-protein kinase 16 (The sequence of the model RefSeq protein was modified relative to this genomic sequence to represent the inferred CDS: inserted 1 base in 1 codon), which yields MGHALCVCSRGTVIIDNKRYLFIQKLGEGGFSYVDLVEGLRDGQFYALKRILCHEQQDREEAQREADMHRLFHHPNILRLVAYCLRERGTKHEAWLLLPFFKRGTLWNEIEKLKDKGNFLTEEQILRLLLGICRGLEAIHAKGYAHRDLKPTNILLGDEGQPVLMDLGSMNQACIHVEGSRQALALQDWAAQRCTISYRAPELFSVQSHCVIDERTDVWSLGCVLYAMMFGEGPYDMVFQKGDSVALXVQNQLSVPQSPRHSSALRQLLTMMMTVDPQQRPHIPFLLSQLEALQPPAQGQHTTQI from the exons ATGGGCCATGCACTGTGTGTCTGCTCTCGGGGAACTGTCATCATTGACAATAAGCGCTACCTCTTCATCCAGAAACTGGGGGAGGG TGGGTTCAGCTATGTGGACCTAGTGGAGGGGTTACGTGATGGACAGTTCTACGCCCTGAAGCGAATCCTGTGTCATGAGCAGCAGGACCGGGAGGAGGCCCAACGAGAAGCAGACATGCACCGCCTCTTCCATCACCCCAACATCCTTCGCCTTGTGGCTTATTGTCTGAGGGAGCGAGGCACTAAACATGAGGCCTGGCTGCTGCTGCCCTTCTTCAAG AGAGGCACGCTGTGGAATGAgatagaaaagctgaaagacaaaGGCAACTTCCTAACTGAAGAGCAAATCCTTCGGCTGTTGCTGGGTATCTGCAGAGGCCTTGAGGCCATTCATGCCAAGGGTTATGCCCACAG GGACCTGAAGCCCACAAACATCTTGCTTGGAGATGAGGGGCAGCCGGTTTTAATGGACTTGGGTTCCATGAATCAAGCGTGCATCCACGTGGAGGGCTCCCGCCAGGCTCTGGCCCTGCAG GACTGGGCAGCCCAGCGGTGCACCATCTCCTACCGAGCCCCGGAGCTCTTTTCTGTGCAGAGCCACTGTGTCATCGACGAGCGGACTGATGTCTGG TCCCTAGGATGCGTGCTCTATGCCATGATGTTCGGGGAGGGCCCTTATGACATGGTGTTCCAGAAGGGTGACAGCGTGGCCC GCGTGCAGAACCAGCTCAGCGTCCCGCAGAGCCCCAG gcattCCTCAGCTTTGCGGCAGCTGCTGACCATGATGATGACCGTGGACCCCCAGCAGCGCCCTCACATTCCTTTCCTCCTGAGTCAGTTGGAGGCACTGCAGCCTCCTGCTCAGGGCCAGCACACTACCCAAATCTGA
- the TUBA4A gene encoding tubulin alpha-4A chain — MRECISVHVGQAGVQMGNACWELYCLEHGIQPDGQMPSDKTIGGGDDSFTTFFCETGAGKHVPRAVFVDLEPTVIDEIRNGPYRQLFHPEQLITGKEDAANNYARGHYTIGKEIIDPVLDRIRKLSDQCTGLQGFLVFHSFGGGTGSGFTSLLMERLSVDYGKKSKLEFSIYPAPQVSTAVVEPYNSILTTHTTLEHSDCAFMVDNEAIYDICRRNLDIERPTYTNLNRLISQIVSSITASLRFDGALNVDLTEFQTNLVPYPRIHFPLATYAPVISAEKAYHEQLSVAEITNACFEPANQMVKCDPRHGKYMACCLLYRGDVVPKDVNAAIAAIKTKRSIQFVDWCPTGFKVGINYQPPTVVPGGDLAKVQRAVCMLSNTTAIAEAWARLDHKFDLMYAKRAFVHWYVGEGMEEGEFSEAREDMAALEKDYEEVGIDSYEDEDEGEE; from the exons ATG CGTGAATGCATCTCAGTCCATGTTGGGCAGGCAGGTGTCCAGATGGGCAATGCCTGCTGGGAGCTCTACTGTCTGGAACATGGGATCCAGCCGGATGGGCAGATGCCCAGTGACAAGACCATTGGTGGAGGAGACGACTCCTTCACCACCTTCTTCTGTGAAACTGGTGCTGGAAAGCATGTGCCCCGGGCAGTTTTTGTGGATTTGGAGCCCACCGTGATTG ATGAGATCCGAAATGGCCCCTACCGGCAGCTCTTCCACCCAGAGCAGCTCATCACTGGGAAAGAGGATGCGGCTAACAACTATGCCCGTGGTCACTACACCATCGGCAAGGAAATTATTGACCCGGTACTGGACCGGATCCGCAAGCTG TCTGATCAGTGCACAGGACTTCAGGGCTTCCTGGTGTTCCACAGCTTTGGAGGCGGCACCGGCTCTGGCTTCACCTCGCTCCTGATGGAGAGGCTCTCTGTTGACTACGGCAAGAAATCCAAGCTCGAGTTCTCCATCTACCCCGCCCCGCAGGTGTCCACAGCCGTGGTCGAGCCCTACAACTCCATCCTGACCACCCACACCACCCTGGAGCACTCAGACTGTGCCTTCATGGTGGACAACGAAGCCATTTACGACATCTGCCGCCGCAACCTGGACATCGAGCGTCCCACCTACACCAACCTCAACCGCCTCATCAGCCAAATCGTCTCCTCCATCACAGCGTCCCTGCGCTTTGACGGGGCCCTCAACGTGGACCTGACGGAGTTCCAGACCAACCTGGTGCCCTACCCTCGCATCCACTTCCCGCTGGCCACCTATGCACCAGTCATCTCTGCAGAGAAGGCCTACCACGAGCAGCTGTCGGTGGCAGAGATCACCAACGCCTGCTTCGAGCCTGCCAACCAGATGGTGAAGTGTGATCCCCGTCATGGCAAGTACATGGCCTGCTGCCTGCTGTACCGAGGAGACGTGGTGCCCAAGGATGTCAATGCCGCCATCGCTGCCATCAAGACCAAGCGCAGTATCCAGTTTGTGGACTGGTGCCCCACGGGCTTCAAGGTTGGTATCAACTACCAGCCCCCCACCGTAGTGCCCGGGGGTGACCTGGCCAAGGTGCAGCGTGCCGTGTGCATGCTGAGCAACACGACCGCCATCGCCGAGGCCTGGGCCCGCCTAGACCACAAGTTCGACCTGATGTATGCCAAGAGGGCGTTTGTGCACTGGTACGTGGGCGAGGGCATGGAGGAGGGCGAGTTCTCTGAGGCCCGGGAGGATATGGCTGCCCTGGAGAAGGATTATGAGGAGGTGGGTATCGACTCCTATGAGGACGAGGATGAGGGAGAAGAATAG